A stretch of the Sphingobacterium thalpophilum genome encodes the following:
- a CDS encoding agmatine deiminase family protein: protein MEQENTFTQAYFDNSPKKQGFSFPPEWAKQEALWLSWPHKEESWPGKIETIYHPYCEFIKVVAAGQKVRINVADEEMKSFALAALQQVTSDFSNIEFYFNPTNDAWCRDHGPAFLVNDSTQQKAVVDWGYNAWGGKYPPFDLDDVVPTRIAQTFNYPLFTPDIVMEGGSVEFNGAGTIMTTTACLLNKNRNPQLNKEQIETYLKEFYGQEQVLWLGDGIVGDDTDGHIDDITRFVDEHTVLTVVEENPEDENYAILQENLQTLRSFTLLNGNPLNIVELPMPSPVIYEDTRLPASYANFYIANEVVVVPTFNDRNDQRALDIIQKCFPTRKVVGINSVDIIWGLGSFHCLSQQEPAIR from the coding sequence ATGGAACAAGAAAATACATTCACACAAGCATACTTTGACAACTCGCCCAAGAAACAGGGTTTTTCCTTTCCTCCCGAATGGGCAAAACAGGAAGCCCTGTGGTTGAGCTGGCCACATAAAGAGGAATCGTGGCCCGGAAAAATCGAAACCATATATCATCCTTATTGCGAATTCATCAAGGTAGTGGCCGCAGGACAGAAAGTTCGAATTAACGTGGCCGATGAGGAAATGAAAAGCTTTGCTTTGGCCGCATTGCAGCAAGTCACGTCAGACTTCTCCAATATCGAGTTCTATTTTAATCCGACCAACGATGCCTGGTGCCGCGATCATGGACCTGCTTTCCTCGTCAATGACAGCACCCAACAGAAGGCGGTTGTCGACTGGGGGTATAATGCCTGGGGCGGAAAGTACCCCCCATTTGATCTGGACGACGTGGTCCCTACGCGTATTGCTCAAACATTTAATTACCCGCTGTTTACACCCGATATTGTCATGGAGGGCGGCTCCGTCGAATTCAACGGTGCAGGGACAATCATGACAACAACTGCCTGTCTGCTCAACAAAAATCGCAATCCTCAGCTAAACAAAGAACAGATCGAAACTTACTTAAAAGAGTTTTATGGACAGGAGCAGGTTCTTTGGCTTGGCGACGGTATTGTAGGCGACGATACTGACGGCCATATCGACGATATTACCCGTTTTGTGGATGAGCATACCGTTTTGACCGTGGTCGAAGAAAATCCTGAAGACGAGAACTATGCCATACTTCAGGAAAACCTGCAGACCCTCCGTTCTTTCACATTGTTGAATGGGAATCCGCTCAACATTGTTGAACTGCCCATGCCGTCGCCTGTGATCTATGAAGACACCCGGCTTCCCGCTTCTTATGCCAACTTTTATATTGCCAACGAAGTCGTTGTGGTACCGACCTTCAATGACCGCAATGATCAGCGCGCTTTGGATATCATCCAGAAGTGCTTCCCTACACGAAAAGTCGTCGGCATTAACTCTGTCGATATCATCTGGGGCCTCGGCAGCTTTCATTGCCTGAGTCAGCAGGAACCGGCCATACGTTAA